The region catcctctcaacaaggtgtTTCCATTGAGcaaagcactctccctagtgcagtatgtaaagagtctgcaccacaacttgagcactctcaagttgatgaaagaagaaataaggttGGCACTAACACTGAgagcacatcacttgaagctccctcatccattcagggggagctgccaacacttaATGCTAACATCACTAAtctcatatctcaaatttcttattcatataatgaaacacttgaatccacttctcaagtgttgTCAAAATCAAGTGGCACAGTTCAAGAAACTGTGATCACTACCCAGGAActtcatttagatggtgagaggctactagctggggtagaaCTTGATGGCACCATCAAAACCAcatgggtttcatcagttttaactGAAGACCTTGTGGATGTTTCTCAAGAACCATCATGTGTTAAAAAAAATTCACagattgaaaggtttgagggtagtactcctgagggggagctatctaaatcctctccaattcaattggaggttcctcgggtagggacaactcccctcaaaaccctagatGAAATTGCTCTGTCAATAGATATTGGGAGTAATATTGCAAATGATCCaactattggggaggcaagtatagcacctTCAAGTGCCAGttttttgcaagaagaacaagggtttgaggccatggtacatgacattAACTTggtcaactcccctccaatttaaatggaggttcccataattggtgaacaacacactgtcacaatcacagttccaactgtgagttcaactgtgactcCAGTCACAGGGTTACCTACTACATCCATACCCTCCACCTCACACCAAACAGACATCTCATCCACCTCAAACACTACACCTCAACCTTCTCACCTTCTAGCTCAATGGCTGCAAGATGCTCAAGCCCAACCAACAACTGTAATGATCTTTTGGTTGAGCAACTTGCAGGCCTAGCCAATATTACCCAACAACTCCTTACAACAGATAGTtcaaaccaagactatcaagccataCTACTTTCATACAAGGAGGATGTTGAGGAGCAGCAGAAGAAAATTGCAGATGAAGCAGATagtaatgtggatgcatggctccCAAAGGATTTTACAACAACTATGGAGGAGGCCTTAACAAAATTCAGAGAAGAATATGTCACCATCCTGGGTAGTAATTTTAAGGTTCTCACTCCTCAGGAAGTATTTGATGTTATGATAGAGGTGTACAAAGCACAGTTGAAGGCCTTTCATCACATTGGAAGAGCCATGGAAAGCACTCTGGTCAAGCATCAAAATAAAGTGAAGTAGTTGGTAAATGACATGATTGATCAGCTGATGCCAACATTTCAAGACATCAAGACCAAGTTCAAGAGATTCTCAGACAGACTTCAAGCCCTCTCTCTCACTCCTGTAGAAGAAAATATGTCCAAACTCAATAAATATTTCATAGTTGTGCATGAAGTTATTCAGAAGTAAATCACTCAAAATAATGACTCAAAGGTCAAGCTGGATAAACTTTACCAAGCTAGGTTTGAACCTTCAGCTTTGGTCATAGAGGAGGTGAAGAATGTTGTGCAGAATTCTGTTGGTCCTTTGGCGGCATCAAGCCCACAACAATCCTTGTCTACCTCAATACCACTACAAATCTAAAATTTACAAGCTCAAATCTCATCCCCACGATcttcaaatgcttatttgataACTCAAGTCTCCCAACTAACAGctttggtgcagagtcaacaaaatgatatcaagtccctagtagactcccatAAATATCTCCAAATGCACAATTTTGTATCTCTGGGAGCTATAGCGGAGGTAGTTGGTCATGCCGAGGAAACTCCTTTCCTCCGCCAGCGACTTGGGGGTTGACCATTCCCGGACAGACTATGGGGGCTTTGAACATTCCTTTTCCTGCCCTGCTAGAAGCAGTTAGGTCAGAAATTCCTACTCCTCTAATCTTGCCTGCTACGAAGACTAAGGGGAAATTCCTACGAAtcattcaataatataatacatacatgataatatgtaaatattttaattccattaatctcaataatatataaatattctcttttacaaattatttttataaaataataaatatataattagtCCGTGCACGGGTTATAGGCTAGTATGCTATTATggaaattaataataataaacttGTTTGACATTCATTTAACGTGTAAAATGAAAGTCAAACACCAAAAATTTAACGAGCAGCTATAGTATCATGTTTATATATGCAAGTGCACAATATGAAACTATTGTGATTCAGGTGAAAGTCAAATCAATAGAAACTATTAGAATCACATCAAGACGTTTTATACTACTATTTTTTACAATAATTAGatactttataaaataattcgaaTTGAACCTAATATAgaaaattataaaagaaaatatttgtTTACTATTATTAAACTATCTAATCATGATTTATATTATAGTACTTAAAAATATTAAGTTTCAATTAAATTTATTATACATCAATTACTAAATTATTTCCGGTACGATATACAATCTTATTACTTTTTTTAGTAGTATTAATATTTGAGAAAAATGCTGATAAGTATTTTGGAATATGAGTATATTTTTACAATAAACTTATAATTTTTTAATCAAatttatacaaatatatatatatatatacaccctCGTGTATTTATATAAAAACTTTTTTGTAACATACGACCTAATTATTAAAAAGAATATTAATTTCTGAtcaattattttatttcaagaattATTTGTACTCGAAATATTGAGAGCAAAGACGGATTTAgtctatttttataaaaaattaacaaaaatgatCAATTTCTGAAAAGTTAGCGAACTTTAACCGATGTGATAACCAACTGTCAATAAACTATTCATTTTATATGGGATACCCAATTATCAGTGGAGTATCCATATAAAATACTCAATTACCGGTGAAGTACTTATACAAATTGAGATATATAACTGAGTATTCAATCGGTTAAAATTGATCATTTTTTTTGTttacttttttaaaaaatcgatTATATTTATCATTTTTTTCAAATATCAATAAAAGCGTCGGAGAAGGGGGCAAACAAATACTAGACGGGGGCCGGATAAAAAACCGAATATCCAAATATCCATGATCCAACTATAACAAGAGCGTTGAGCGTTGACCGTTGACATTTCATCACCATCTCTTCTTATTAACATCGACACACGAAGCTTCAAcatcaacaacaataacaaccaacaAGAAACAAgaagaaattaaataaataaaccaTCCCACTgccttcttctttttctttttcttcttcttcatctttTCCTCACTTAATTAAATTTAGTTTCACCTTTTATTTCGTaaaatctaataaataaatataattatggAGGGAAAAGTAGGCTGTGCGTCGTGGATCCGACGGCCAGAAAACGCCCATCTCGTCGTCTTGGGAACCGCGAAGCTCCTCAATCGTCCTGCTTCCCTTCAAATTTTCAATTTCGATCCTGTTACTACTTCTCTTTCCCAATCTCCTAAGGTATGTGTTATGTTATATACTGAGTATGTTTGGTTTGGTTCGGGattaataatttttttggttTGTGTTTTTAGGCGAGTTATGAATTCGAGGAAGGGAGTGAAGCTTTAAATATAGCTGTGCATCCTAGTGGCGACCTTTTTATTGTCTCCACTACTTCTGGACACTGCATGTTTGTTCCTCTCCTTTCTCTTGAACCTACTTCGATAAGTTGaatctcgataaatgaataatctcGTCAACTCAATAATATTTTCCGGTCCCAGCGTAATAGTCAAAGTGTAGTTTTAAAAGTTTTCTTGTTCCGAGGTTATTCATATTTCCAGATAGGTTTTAGGTTGAAGTGTagttttaaaaattttctggttTCGAGGTTATTCATATATCGAGATAGGTTTTAGGTTAAGTGAATTTAGTTGATTTTGTTTGTTACTTGGACTTCTTTACCTGACTTTTTTTGTTGATTGTCATTATATTATTATATCATATGGTTGCTTATTGTATATTACTACTATTGATTAGTTAAATTTAATCAGGCGATTTGTAAGGTTTCAATttatgatttcttttgaaagagtAGGAAACACATTCTTTAATACAGTAATAGAATTTAGAAATTGTTAAGCACGTAGGATATATTTTCGATCCTAGGTCCATAATAAAGGATGTGGAAGTAGAAGAGAAAGGGGACATATGTTTCCATGTTTGATTGTGAACGAGACTGTGCACTGTTTATAGATTCGAAAAACTTGGTAAATAAAATCTAATATTACTCCAACTACTTAATAATGTTTCGGTATTAAATTTTATACAAAAGACTTTCTGTATGAGGAGGAGCCTCTTCATGGGGAGTTGACTTGCGTGTAATTATCAAAGCCTCTGGATCTTTTTCGTTGTGACTATCATTGTTATCCCTGAATCATTTAGTTGACTTAACCGGTTGCTGCAAAAGTTCATACTTTATAGTAATATGATTACAATGAAGAAGCAAAAATCAGATTCTATACTTTTACTTGGTGTCATATAGTCTGTGGATATGGCCAATCCTTTGCAGTATTATTATGCTATCTGCCCCCTAGTTACTCATCAAAAGGCCAAAGAGGGGACTAATTTTTCCTATTGCATACAGGTTGTTTGAGTTTTATGGTCAACAACTGTCGCCAAAAGAATTACATCCCCTTCAAGGTGTAGGTCAGCAAAAATGTCTTGCTTTTAGCACTGATGGATCTAAATTTGCTACTGGTGGAGTGGTAAGTACTCTTATAGCTGATAAAAACTGGCCTTTTTGTAAAATGAATGTTATTATTTTTGTCAACTTCTGTATCCTTACTATTTCACTGAATATGCAAGGATGGACATCTACGGATTTTCGAGTGGCCAAGTATGCGCGTCATTTTAGATGAACCAAAAGCCCACAAATCATTCAATGACATGGATTTTAGGTACGATATAGGATCACTAGTCCTTAATCATGTGAAAAAATAGATCTAAATTAGATAGCTAGCTATTCCAGCTCATGTTGCAAATGAAAATCTCATTTTGTACCTTAAAATCTCATTTTTGTTTACCTTTGAGTTTAAAGATTAACTAGTATGTGCCTATCATTGTCTTTTTCTAAGAATCTCACCATCCCCCTCCCCCTCCCCAGATaaacatatatattaatttttttaatcacATCCATAAACTCCACAACATCATTTGAAGTATTTTTTACTTATATAAAGAAAGGTAGTGCATGATATTTTCTTTTGTCTGAACTAAGGTTGCTGTCTGTTTTCTTATCGTGCCAATGATCGCATCATGGCAATGTAAAGATGTAATGTAGGACAAATAATAATATCAACCCTTCTTACAATATGTGCCAAGTATGCTGTTTTCCTCTTTAATATTTCTGTCTATTAACCTGCTTATAAAGAATAGAACTTCGTTCAATCCAAATTATATAGAATAGTTCCAAGGATTCAGGGTTCCACATTTTCTGTATTTGCAGCCTGGACTCGGAGTTTTTAGCTTCAACATCTACTGATGGTTCAGCAAGAATTTGGAAAACAGATGACGGTGTTCCAATAACCTCCTTGACCCGCAATTCTGTATGTTAAATTTTGGTAACAGATTCTTACCCCCCACCCCACACCCTGCTCTCAGCATATTGACAATTATATACTCTCTCATTCTACAGGATGAGAAGTTTGAATTATGTCGTTTTTCCAAGGATGGTACAAAGCCATTTTTGTTTTGCACTGTTCAAAAGGGTATGTACCAATCTTTTTGCACTGTTCCATGTTGTTTCGTCAATGCTCCTACTTATCTCTACTTTATGCGACAGGCTTTAAAGCTCTGACTTCTGTCTGGGACATAAGTAACTGGACTAAAATTGGTCACAAGAGACTGCTGAGAAAACCTGCATCCGTAATGTCTATCAGTTTGGATGGGAAATATCTTGCACAGTAAGTGGTTAGCATTATCTGTAACCATTGTCTGTGAATGTTACTATTAGTTTTTGTATTTAGTAATATGTCTCAATCAACTGGTGTAAACCATGGTAAATTGTTCTGTGTCATTATGTTTGTTAATTTATTACTCTAAATTAGTTTACCTGTCATACAATGTTACCCGTATCACTTCGCTTAATATTTGAAATTTATTGTAACCTGTGTCTCTGTTATTCAAGTGCATGTGTGTGTATCATAATTCAAATTCATACAAGTGTGATCTTGTCATATGAGGATGTTACCTACAACACATCATTAAAGTCAAGATTTATAATTTAGAagaaattaatatataaatagaTTTCAGATATATTAGAATCGATAATTTATGGGTTTTAGACTATTTATCAAAGAAGATCATATCTGACTTTTATCATTTTCAGAAATTAGTCTTGGGTCATTGTATTTCTTTAGGCAGTTGGTTTTGAATTATGAATAATTGGATAGTTATTTTCTAAAAGCAGTAATAGGATAGGCTTAATTCTTGATATAGAAAAAGGTCAGAGCTTTAAGCTTTTAAGAGTCTGCAGTGAGCAGCCTTGGAGCTTCATAAAGGTCAAGGTGTATGAGACATCCTATTGTAGCTGGTTTCGTACATGATGAATCTCGAGTCTTGGCCATGTTTATAATGTTTATTATGTAAATATGCTCAACCATGTTTCGATTGATGTAGTCTTAAATGTTATTTGTGTAACTACAGTTACCTACTTACCTTTGTATGGGTAAAGCTTCAAATTGCCAAGTGCCAAGCCAATTAAATTTTTGCTGGTTGGCTTTTTGCAAATCTCTTGTATGAAGTTGCATAAAGGTTGAGCAAATATATCTAGCAAGTGATTGAACTGGAATTGTGGGGTGTACTGTTGTTTTGTGTAAAGGAATATAATTTGAGCATATATTGAATATTAATATTCTCAGGTACATAAATCAATCTGCGaatataaaattaattctgaGTGACGGATAATTACTAACATACTAAATTTATAGAACAGATGTTGCATTTTTTCTCTAAACTTCAAAGTATGTCTAACATTTTGCTTACTTTAGGGGGAGCAAAGATGGGGATGTCTGCGTAATTGATGTGAAAAAGATGGAAATTTGCCATTGGAGTAAGAGGCTTCACTCGGGCTCTTCAATTGCATCACTGGATTTCTGCCCCAGTGAAAGGTAAATTATGGATTGACAAATTGCAGCGAGTTTTGTTAATTAAAGAAATTAAGGTTAACTTTAGgctcctaatcaaattttataTATTAGTATGCATATTCTTATCATCTAGAATATCTAGATTTAAATATGTTTTCGTGGTTGTTGCTCTCTTTCTTGTACCTATAAGAGTCCCAATTGCAATATGTCATGGAAAGAGCTTATTTCTATTTCATCACTGTACCACAATTTTTTTGATAGAAACGTGGCTTGAAAAGTAGAAATACATATTATACTTCAGATTTTGTGTCTTTTTACAAGTCAACTTTGGCTTCTTGTTTGGTGTCAGTATTCTTGGTTGGTCTCTTGCTTACATTTTTCACTTGACATCTATTAATCTGTCTGCATGAACTTTTGCAGGGTTGTGCTGACGACTTCTTCAGAATGGGGAGCTATAGTGACTAAGCTTTCCGTTCCCGCCGATTGGAAAGGTGCTCCCTCTCACTCATAgatatacacacatacatattTCCGATTGGAAAGCATTGATTATTTCTCTTCATGTTTAGTATCTGAAAATATTACCTGTTTTTTTCTTTTGAGCAGACTGGCAGATTTATTTAGTACTTCTGGGACTCTTTTTGGCTTCAGCAGTTGCATTTTACATTTTCTTCGAAAAGTCTGATTTGTTTTGGAATTTTCCACTTGGGAAGGATCAAACTACAAGGCCGAAGATCAACACAATTTTGGGCGATCCACAATCTGAAGATTGGGGAGCCTTTGGACCGTTAGATATTATCTAAACAACAATCTTCATATTTTGAAGATTTTCTTCAAGAGGTTTGAACAGAATAATTTCAGTGTTTAGAGGTGCTTTGGCAGCCTTTGCTTTGTAGTCTTGTAATTTTACATCAAAGAAATGTAGTATGGTTCTTTCTTAGTTCTTACTGAATGTTACTTTACTTACCAGCAGCCTAACCCTTAGGTGGGCAAAGAAATGGTTTCTTTCTTAGCTAGGCAAGAAATTATTGAAAATGTTAAAATTAGCTGAAACAAAATGATTAAAATGTATGAATGAGTGAAAGTTATATGACAATTGTTCTATGCACAAATGCCTTTGTTTTGTTATTCTTTactctgtgtgtgtgtgtgtgtttaaaCTTCATCCCCTCTCCAATTATTTTTCATCTTGGGGCCAGTAGGACCATCTTCCTCGAACACTTCATTTGGTATTAGATTCACTAAGCTGTGAAACATAGTTTTTAGCTCCCCTGGTAATTGTTCTTCAATTTTTTCGAGCTCCTTCCCGAGTTCATACGTGATCTTTGGTCCCCATTTTCTATTGTAGTTCAACCATGCTGGTTCGACAACTTCATCCCTCGTATCATCTGAAACAATTGAATACCTTTCTCCTACATCCATAACATTATCACTTTTTGAAGTGTCGTTTCTTATTCCAGCCAACTCATTTCCTTGTAACACTAATCCTGGTTTATGATACAATGCATGGCCATTCAAAGACGAATATGCCACAGGCTTGTTAGTACCATTGTCATATTCAAGCAATGACGAATCAATCCATGTCCCGCCACTATGTTCTGAGAAGAAAACACGGTCTAAAACTCCATTAAAATTACTGATTCGTAATGTCAAATGTTCCCAGTCGCCAACATGTTCACCTATTCGACCTAATGGAACATCAACCAGTCCGAGTTTAGCAGTTGCTGGTCCGTTAAACGAATAAAAAATCCATATCGCTAAATCGGTAAATGTGGCTCCTAGCATTGGCTTGATGTGAATGTAAGCCTCTGAACCTTGCAAATCTCCTTTCTTTACTCTCTCCTTGGCTGCAGGATCAATAGGAAGGTCTAGCCAATACTCGTCATCATTCGAACCACCTTGTGGCAGGTTCAAACCATTCGGTTCAACCCGGACAGGACTCAACTCATCTCCCTCTATATATAATAGTGCCCCATTGTCAAAAAACCAATTTACAGAACATGGGTGGTAAGTTTCATCAGGGTGAAGGTAAATTTTCGGAGAGTAACTCTGTAGCAATGTCTTAACATGCTCTATGTTAGGCGCATAAGATAAGGTGGTAAAGTTATTGTTTTTCAAGCAAGCCAAGGATAAAGTAGAACTAGAACTAGTAGTGTTGTTTTGAAGTATAAATGTACCTACACAAACACCTTGTGCTTTTGGACCTCTAATTTTAGGTCTTAATCCATAGACATTGAATCCATCTTCACTAGTCTCTGTATCTTGTCCCCAAATCCAATCATCAAACTCGGATTCATCCGTGAGATCGGATCGAACACATCGGATTTTATCCAAAGAAGGCTTTACTTTTGATGTTGTAACAATGTGACCAACAGCTTTGTAACCATCGGGTGGTACTGGTAACCAAATATACCCATAACCATCTTGCTTTATCTGCATGGACTCACTACTCCAAACTAAAGTATAATCGATTGGCTGTAACAAAGCTCCTTTCTCCGAAGGATTGCCGGAGTTTTCATCTTGTCCAACAAGAATCCATCCGGAAAGTGGACGGTTGTTGGGTTGGCTATAGCAACCAAGCATGAAAAATCCATCTGGCACTGAACTGGGCTCGAAGAACGTTGCACCAACATTATCCACTCCCCCTTCATAAGTTGCCCAAATTTTTCGAAACGAATTTATTTGACATACCTGTAGCCCTTCTAAGTCAATGATTCCACTTCCAAAGCCATTACCTATAACATGAACTTAAAATTTTAGTTCCCTTGTACCACATATATACTATAGTCTATAGGCCTCTGCCGGTAACTATCTCACTGTCGCGGGTTTGAACCTTGTCAAAAAAAAGGAGGTGTGTGATCGtgtgattaattatcaaaaaCAAGCTTGTGTTATTCAAATTACAATACTGTCATCAACACACAGAAGTGCAGAGTGCAGTCGCAACTTTTTAGTTAGTATATTTATATTCATCATTGTGAAAAAATTGAAGTAGCTGCAACTGTTATATAGTTTCAGTTATCAAAAAGAAAAAACTGCATTTTTTTAGTTTATTTCTTGCTAGATAACTTAGCTCTGCTTCATCAAAATTCTTGGATCCGCCCCTGCGCGCACATTTTTTTACATACTTAACATGCATAAAAAGAGGCATAAATAGTGTTTGAGGTACCAACCTGTTGGCCAAGTGGGAGTTGGATTTGGAAACCTGAAAACAGTGCTGATTGGCAAATCTTGAATTTCCTGGTCATACCTAGAGCCAGAAAAACATGAAGTTTTTAAACAATTCCCCATTGTAACAATGTAATTTCTCTGTATAAAATTTCAGAATGACTTCTAAATAATTATTCTAATACATGAAACCATGAAAATGGCATATTCCAGAGGATTTGGATCTTGTAGTTATCATGTTGCAAGCTACTGCATCATTATATTAATTGATTGTTCTAGATTTATTATGTGTAGAAATGTATTATAGATGACTTGTACACATCAAGTGTTTGTGTCCCTAAAGATTAGCATCTGCTAACCAATAATTGCTTGTGGTTTTTATGTTAAGTTCATTGTGTAATGTTGCTAACTTCTCAGTTTCTGCTTGTTTTTGCCTGGACGCAACTTGTTTAGTAGCATTAAAGCTTGGATTTATCTTAATAATCATgtttaaaatattttaaagtcTGTGATGCGATTTAACTACAGATTAAATAGTAGTCTTAATAAGAGTTGCATTTAAACTTCTAATTAGTTCAACCACACAGAA is a window of Apium graveolens cultivar Ventura chromosome 11, ASM990537v1, whole genome shotgun sequence DNA encoding:
- the LOC141697286 gene encoding hypothetical protein At1g04090-like, which gives rise to MITTRSKSSGICHFHGFMYDQEIQDLPISTVFRFPNPTPTWPTGNGFGSGIIDLEGLQVCQINSFRKIWATYEGGVDNVGATFFEPSSVPDGFFMLGCYSQPNNRPLSGWILVGQDENSGNPSEKGALLQPIDYTLVWSSESMQIKQDGYGYIWLPVPPDGYKAVGHIVTTSKVKPSLDKIRCVRSDLTDESEFDDWIWGQDTETSEDGFNVYGLRPKIRGPKAQGVCVGTFILQNNTTSSSSTLSLACLKNNNFTTLSYAPNIEHVKTLLQSYSPKIYLHPDETYHPCSVNWFFDNGALLYIEGDELSPVRVEPNGLNLPQGGSNDDEYWLDLPIDPAAKERVKKGDLQGSEAYIHIKPMLGATFTDLAIWIFYSFNGPATAKLGLVDVPLGRIGEHVGDWEHLTLRISNFNGVLDRVFFSEHSGGTWIDSSLLEYDNGTNKPVAYSSLNGHALYHKPGLVLQGNELAGIRNDTSKSDNVMDVGERYSIVSDDTRDEVVEPAWLNYNRKWGPKITYELGKELEKIEEQLPGELKTMFHSLVNLIPNEVFEEDGPTGPKMKNNWRGDEV
- the LOC141697287 gene encoding SEC12-like protein 1, with amino-acid sequence MEGKVGCASWIRRPENAHLVVLGTAKLLNRPASLQIFNFDPVTTSLSQSPKASYEFEEGSEALNIAVHPSGDLFIVSTTSGHCMLFEFYGQQLSPKELHPLQGVGQQKCLAFSTDGSKFATGGVDGHLRIFEWPSMRVILDEPKAHKSFNDMDFSLDSEFLASTSTDGSARIWKTDDGVPITSLTRNSDEKFELCRFSKDGTKPFLFCTVQKGFKALTSVWDISNWTKIGHKRLLRKPASVMSISLDGKYLAQGSKDGDVCVIDVKKMEICHWSKRLHSGSSIASLDFCPSERVVLTTSSEWGAIVTKLSVPADWKDWQIYLVLLGLFLASAVAFYIFFEKSDLFWNFPLGKDQTTRPKINTILGDPQSEDWGAFGPLDII